The nucleotide window TTTGGGGACCATCACTCTAACGTCTGTTCCTTGGCTCTTTAATTCTTTTGGGAGAGAGCCTGCAACATCAGCAAGCCCTCCCGATTTAGCAAATGGTCCACACTCCGAAACGGCAAATAATACTTTCACGAGTTCATCAACGCTCCTTGTTTTAAACCTTTACGAATAACATATGGTGAATGGGCAGTTCCGGTTAACCGTGTTCCTGCTTCAATCTTTACATCTTTATCCAAAATAACGGAGTCTAAATAACAATTCTCCTCGATTTGGCACTTTTGCATGATAATACAGTTCTTAATAACCGCACCCTTCCCAATTTTAACCCCACGAGAGATGATACTATTCTCCACCGTCCCGCTGATGAAGCAGCCATTCGCAATCATTGCATTTTTAACCACGGAATCTGTTACATATTTAGTGGGCGGTTCATCCTTTACTTTCGTCAAAATCGGCTGCTCTTTTAAAAATAGTTTCCTCCACACATCGGACTGCAGCAGTTTCATACTTGTAGAGAAGTAGGTTTCAATCGAATCTATCATTACGGCATAGCCGTCATATTCATAGTGACAAATAGCATATTCGTTATGAATAGCCGTTACAACATCCTTTATACAGGTATATCCTGTTTCATGTCTTCCTTCAATCAATTTGATAAGTAAGGAAGTTTTGATCATATACATTTCCATTGAACTTCCATCCTGGTGATGGATTTCAGTAATATCACATTTTGCCTGTCTATGCCAATCAAATATTGGTCGAAGATCCATATTCAAAATCGTGTTACAGTTCGCAATAATTGCATACTCTTGTGTACTGCGATGAAAATAGTCCATATTGGCTGCGAAATGTTCAAACGAGCCAATTTTATTGCCGTCGTTATCCACTATCGGGGATGGGAAAAAGAACAGACCGTCACGCTTTCGGTTTAAATCCCAATTCTTTCCTGAACCTAAATGGTCCATGAGCGAGCGATATTGCATTTTTGGAAAAATCGCCACACTGCGAATCCCTGAATTCACCATATTTGAAAGTACAAAGTCAATAATCCGGTACCGACCCGCAAAAGGTAATGCGGCAAGTGAGCGATGTGTTAAAAGATCTTCTAAATCATCATGATAAGTTGTGGCATCAATAACGCCTAATAGCTTTCTTTTCACTCCAAATTCCCCTCCAGTTTTTCTATTTAACAAATGTATGAGATTTAATAGGCAGGATATAGTCCTTTTAACACTTCTTCGGTAACAAGAATAATTTCGTCATCAAGGGAACGAATGACTGTCCCGTCTGGTACAGTAACATCACATGGGACAATCGCCTTTTCTATCAAGCAGTTATTTCCAATCTTTGCGTCAGGCATAATGACCGATTCTTTTATCGTGCTGCCCTTACCAACCGCTACACCCTGAAACAAAACAGACTTTTCAATTTCCCCTTCGATGGTACAACCTTCATTAATCAGTGACTCTCTAACAATTGCATCCGAAGAAATATATTGTGGCGGTTGATTCGGATTGACCGAATAAATTCTCCAATCATGGTCAAATAAGTCTAACTCGCATTCTTCACCTAAAAGATCCATGTTTGCCTCCCACAGGCTTTGGACTGTACCGACATCCTTCCAATACCCCTGAAACGGATAGGCGAACAATTTCTTATTTTCCTCTAATAGCAGTGGTAATACATCTTTCCCAAAGTCATGGCTTGAATCTGGATTGCGTTCATCCATTTCTAAATATTCCTTCAATATATTCCAGTTAAAGATATAAATGCCCATGGATGCAAGATTATTTTTGGGATTGCTAGGCTTTTCTTCAAACTCTGTTATTCTCATATCGTCGGTTGTATTCATGATCCCAAAACGGCTGGCTTCAACCCAGGGAACCTCTATTAAGGAAATCGTCACATCCGCTCTTTTTTCAATATGATATTCGAGCATGCTTTCGTAATTCATTTTGTAAATATGGTCTCCAGATAGGATTAATACATATTCCGGATTATATTGTTTCAAATAATTCAGGTTTTGATAAATGGCGCTTGCTGTTCCGGTATACCACTTTACTTCCGAAGACTCACTATAAGGTGGTAGAACGGTTACCCCGCCATCCTTACGATCAAGATCCCAGGCACTGCCAATTCCAATATACGAATTTAATAGAAGCGGTTGGTACTGCGTTAACACCCCTACTGTATCAATACCAGAATTAACGCAGTTACTTAAGGTAAAATCAATGATTCGGTATTTCCCGCCAAATGGAACGGCTGGTTTTGCCAAATCTCTTGTCAGCGAATTAAGTCTGCTTCCTTTCCCTCCTGCTAACAACATGGCTACGCACTTTTTCTTTCCCATTTCCTTTTCGCTCCTTTCGTTTTTTAACTGGTCTGATAATTTGAAAACCAAACGGGGGAATCGTTATCTCTAATGAGAATGGCTGGCCATGAAACGGCTTTTCGCTGGCCAAAATTGTCTTCTTATTCGTTAATCCGGTCCCACCGTATTCTTGTAGGTCGCTATTCAAAATTTCCCGATACTCGCCTTCTTTAGGGACACCGATTTTATAAACCGGGTAATGTACTCCCGTAAAATTACAAATAACGAGTAAAAAATCCTCTGCCTTTTTTCCTTTTCGAATAAAGGAGAAAATCGATTGATGACTATTATTAGCATCAATCCATTCAAATCCATCCTGCAAATGATCTAATTCATACAATGCTTTCGAGCGTTTATAAAGTTTCATTAATACTTTTACATATGTGTTTAAGTTACGGTGCATGTCATACTCCATTAAGTTCCAATCCAGTTGTTCTCTGTCTTTCCATTCAGCAAACTGACCAAATTCAAAGCCCATAAATAGGAGTTTCTTCCCCGGGTGGGCAAACATATAACCTAATAACAGTCTTAGCTGGGCAAATTTCTCCCAATAATCCCCCGGCATCTTATCTAAAAGTGACTTTTTCCCATGGACTACTTCATCATGAGAAAACGGCAGCATAAAATTTTCTAAAAAGGCATACAAAAGCGAAAACGTAACCTTTGAATGAACCTGTGAGCGAGCATATGGGGGTGTTTCCATATATTTAAGCATGTCATTCATCCAGCCCATATTCCATTTATAATCAAAGCCCAGACCGCCATAAAGGACTGGTGCAGTCACATTTGGAAACTCGGTAGAATCCTCACCAATCATTAGAAAATGGGGATCAAATTCATGTATTTCTTTATTTAACCTTTTTAAAAATTGAATTCCAATCGGATTTTCTCGTTTTCCACCAGTTGAATTGGGCCAATAAATAATGTTTGCAACAGCATCCATTCGAAAGCCATCAATATGGAAATAGTCGATCCAATAGAGGGCGTTTGAGATAAGGAAGCTTTGCACTTCACCTTTTCCTAAGTCAAAATTGGCCGTCCCCCATATGACATTTTCCCTATCATGAGCGTTACTATAAGAATAAATGTGTGTTCCATCGAAGCGATATAAACCATGGGCATCCTTACAAAAGTGACCTGGGACCCAATCCAGAATGACACCAATTCCGTGCTGATGGCACTGATCCACGAAGTATCTGAATTCGTCAGGCGTACCATACCTGGATGTGACTGAAAAATAGCCAGTTCCTTGATAACCCCATGATGCATCGAGCGGGTGCTCGACAATAGGTAAAATTTCAATATGGGTAAAACCATGCTCTACTACATAGGGAATTAGTTCTGAAGCCAACTCCTGATAGGTTAGGTAGTCTTCATTGTCATGCTTCTTCCAAGATCCTAGGTGTACCTCATAAATAATGGCTGCATCTGATAAGAAGTTCTTTTTTTCCCTGCGATTCATCCAATGTCCATCATTCCATTTATACTTGTTTAAGGAATAAACGATGGAGGCGGTATCGGGTCTTTCTTCGGAATAAAAGGCAAACGGATCTGCCTTCAGCAGCCTCTCTCCTGTTTGTGAAATAATTTCATACTTGTAAATCTTTCCTCCAAAGTCTTGATTGACAACAATAATCCATATTCCCTCATCATTAACCTTTTGTAGTTCATATCCTTCACCATTCCAGTTATTAAAATCGCCCAGTAGCCTTACATGAATGGCATTTGGGGCCCACACGCAAAATCGGGTATATACTTGATTGGAATCCCTTAAGATATGAGCGCCAAAAAGCTGATGACTTTGAAAGTAGCTGCCTTCGTGAAATAAATGCAGCTGATAATCCGTTGGAAAAAACGTGTTCACTGTCATGGCTCTCCTCATCCTCAATGAAAATATGTATTTCAAAAACCAATTATAAGCGGTATTGCTTCATATTCCTCGAAATACTTTTTTATCTTTTCTGACAACATATGAGGTTAGCTTCTATAAAGAACTCTATTCCAACAAACTTCGACAGGATACGTCCAAATATTCAACAACAACCGACAGGAATCTATTAAGTTTTTCTGAAATTTTTTTAAAAAAAGTTATTTATTCATTAACAATTTAACGGGATAAAATGTGGGTAAAAAGGAGTGAATGTAAGCGGTATCAATGATTTTAGCGAAAATCATTTCCGTGAGGTTATTATGTTGAAATAATGTTTTTTAGTAAATTGGAGGTTTTTTCCTTTGACATGATTTATCACATACCTGGTGCAAAAAATGAAATACAAAAAAACTGATAACAGTTTGTTATCAGTTTTTCCGATGACCCCTACGGGATTCGAACCCGTGTTACCGCCGTGAAAGGGCGGTGTCTTAACCGCTTGACCAAGGGGCCGTGTATGAATATGTGTATGGCGGAGAAGGAGGGATTTGAACCCTCGCGCCGGTCACCCGACCTACACCCTTAGCAGGGGCGCCTCTTCAGCCTCTTGAGTACTTCCCCATAGTTGGCTCCGCAGGTAGGACTCGAACCTACGACCGATCGGTTAACAGCCGATAGCTCTACCACTGAGCTACTGCGGAATAAAAAATGAATGGGCCTAAATGGACTCGAACCATCGACCTCACGCTTATCAGGCGTGCGCTCTAACCAGCTGAGCTATAGGCCCATATAATGGAGCGGGTGATGAGAATCGAACTCACAACATCAGCTTGGAAGGCTGAGGTTTTACCACTAAACTACACCCGCATAAAAATGGGGCGACTGATGGGAATCGAACCCACGAATGCCTGAACCACAATCAGGTGCGTTAACCACTTCGCCACAATCGCCATAATGAAATTGTAAAAAGTAAAATGGTGGCTCAGGACGGAATCGAACCGCCGACACAAGGATTTTCAGTCCTTTGCTCTACCGACTGAGCTACTGAGCCACTCTAGATGGCGGTCTGGACGGGACTCGAACCCGCGACCTCCTGCGTGACAGGCAGGCATTCTAACCAACTGAACTACCAGACCAAATTGCGGGGACAGGATTTGAACCTGCGACCTTCGGGTTATGAGCCCGACGAGCTACCAGACTGCTCCACCCCGCGATAATAAAAATGAATCGTTTTGAAAAATAATATGGCGGAGGAAGAGGGATTCGAACCCCCGCGCGGTTTAACCCGCCTGTCGGTTTTCAAGACCGATCCCTTCAGCCAAACTTGGGTATTCCTCCATATTATAAATCCATACTGGTGGACCTTGTAGGACTCGAACCTACGACCGGACGGTTATGAGCCGTCTGCTCTAACCAGCTGAGCTAAAGGTCCAAGTTAAAGTACTTCATAAAGCATTTGGTAGCGGCGGAGGGGATCGAACCCCCGACCTTACGGGTATGAACCGTACGCTCTAGCCAGCTGAGCTACACCGCCATAAAGAATAGTTTATAATTGGTGGAGTCTAGGGGGATCGAACCCCTGACCTCCTGCGTGCAAAGCAGGCGCTCTCCCAGCTGAGCTAAGACCCCAAGAAAATAGTAATTGAATGGTCGGGAAGACAGGATTCGAACCTGCGACCCCTTGGTCCCAAACCAAGTGCTCTACCAAGCTGAGCTACTTCCCGTTTATATGGCGCGCCCGGAAGAAGTCGAATCCACAACCTTCTGATCCGTAGTCAGACGCTCTATCCAATTGAGCTACGGGCGCATTATTAAAAGTTATTTTGCTTTCGCAAAAAAAATTTGGTGCCGAGGACCGGAATCGAACCGGTACGGTAGTCACCTACCGCAGGATTTTAAGTCCTGTGCGTCTGCCAGTTCCGCCACCCCGGCTTAATAGAGAGCGGAAGACGGGATTCGAACCCGCGACCCCCACCTTGGCAAGGTGGTGTTCTACCACTGAACTACTTCCGCAAAATAAATGCGGGTGAAGGGAGTCGAACCCCCACGCCTTGCGGCGCCAGATCCTAAGTCTGGTGCGTCTGCCAATTCCGCCACACCCGCTAAATTGAAAGTTATTTTGCTAGTGCAAAAAACTTTGGTGAGCCATGAAGGACTCGAACCTTCGACCCTCTGATTAAAAGTCAGATGCTCTACCAACTGAGCTAATGGCTCGTACAACGTGCCGGCGAGAGGACTTGAACCCCCAACCTACTGATTACAAGTCAGTTGCTCTACCAATTGAGCTACCCCGGCATTGTAAAGTGAAAATAATATGGTGGAGGATGACGGGATCGAACCGCCGACCCTCTGCTTGTAAGGCAGATGCTCTCCCAGCTGAGCTAATCCTCCATTGATAACAGCCTGGCAACGTCCTACTCTCACAGGGGCGCATGCCCCAACTACCATCGGCGCTGAGAAGCTTAACTTCCGTGTTCGGTATGGGAACGGGTGTGACCTTCTCGCCATTGTTACCAGACTATTTTTTTGACACTATTTTATTATAATGTCTTTTTTGTTTTTTTCAAGAGAAATTTTAATTTTTTTCATTCTCTCAAAACTAGATAATGCAGAAGAAGTTTGTAAAATCAAGTTCGCTTTTATAATTTGTCTAGCTCCAGCGTCCAGCAACTAGTGTCCTTCGGTCTTTTCCCTACGATAAGTCAACATCGAATCGCTAACGCTCTTCGTGTTTCCTTTATCTCAGTCAAAGCCCTCCAGGCCATACGTTGCTAATCGGCCGCTTCCGCTTTTCTATTAGGATAAGTCCTCGAACGATTAGTATCAGTCAGCTCCACATGTCGCCACGCTTCCACCTCTGACCTATCAACCTGATCATCTTTCAGGGTTCTTACTAGCTTAGAGCTATGGGAAATCTCATCTTGAGGGGGGCTTCATGCTTAGATGCTTTCAGCACTTATCCCGTCCGCACATAGCTACCCAGCGATGCCCTTGGCAGAACAACTGGTACACCAGCGGTGCGTCCATCCCGGTCCTCTCGTACTAAGGACAGCTCCTCTCAAATTTCCTGCGCCCACGACGGATAGGGACCGAACTGTCTCACGACGTTCTGAACCCAGCTCGCGTACCGCTTTAATGGGCGAACAGCCCAACCCTTGGGACCGACTACAGCCCCAGGATGCGATGAGCCGACATCGAGGTGCCAAACCTCCCCGTCGATGTGGACTCTTGGGGGAGATAAGCCTGTTATCCCCGGGGTAGCTTTTATCCGTTGAGCGATGGCCCTTCCATGCGGAACCACCGGATCACTAAGCCCGACTTTCGTCCCTGCTCGACTTGTAGGTCTCGCAGTCAAGCTCCCTTGTGCCTTTACACTCTACGAATGATTTCCAACCATTCTGAGGGAACCTTTGGGCGCCTCCGTTACTCTTTAGGAGGCGACCGCCCCAGTCAAACTGCCCACCTGACACTGTCTCCCACCCCGATAAGGGGTGCGGGTTAGAATTTCAATACAGCCAGGGTAGTATCCCACCGACGCCTCCACGCAAGCTAGCGCTCACGTATCTCAGGCTCCTACCTATCCTGTACAAGCTGTACCAAAATTCAATATCAGGCTACAGTAAAGCTCCACGGGGTCTTTCCGTCCTGTCGCGGGTAACCTGCATCTTCACAGGTACTATAATTTCACCGAGTCTCTCGTTGAGACAGTGCCCAGATCGTTACGCCTTTCGTGCGGGTCGGAACTTACCCGACAAGGAATTTCGCTACCTTAGGACCGTTATAGTTACGGCCGCCGTTTACTGGGGCTTCGATTCAGAGCTTCGCGTGAGCTAACCCCTCCTCTTAACCTTCCAGCACCGGGCAGGCGTCAGCCCCTATACTTCGCCTTGCGGCTTCGCAGAGACCTGTGTTTTTGCTAAACAGTCGCCTGGGCCTATTCACTGCGGCTCTTCAGGGCTATGAACCCTAAAGAGCACCCCTTCTCCCGAAGTTACGGGGTCATTTTGCCGAGTTCCTTAACGAGAGTTCTCTCGCTCACCTTAGGATTCTCTCCTCGCCTACCTGTGTCGGTTTGCGGTACGGGCACCTTTTATCTCGCTAGAGGCTTTTCTTGGCAGTGTGGAATCAGGAACTTCGGTACTATATTTCCCTCGGCATCACAGCTCAAGCGTGGTGAGAAGCGGATTTTCCTACTTCTCGCTCTAACTGCTTACACGCACATATCCAACAGTGCGCTTACCCTATCCTCCTGCGTCCCCCCATCACTCAAACGATAAAGAGGTGGTACAGGAATATCAACCTGTTGTCCATCGCCTACGCCTTTCGGCCTCGGCTTAGGTCCCGACTAACCCTGAGCGGACGAGCCTTCCTCAGGAAACCTTAGGCATTCGGTGGATGAGATTCTCACTCATCTTTCGCTACTCATACCGGCATTCTCACTTCTAAGCGCTCCACCAGTCCTTACGGTCTAGCTTCAACGCCCTTAGAACGCTCTCCTACCACTGACACCTTCTGGTGTCAATCCACAGCTTCGGTGATACGTTTAGCCCCGGTACATTTTCGGCGCAGAGTCACTCGACCAGTGAGCTATTACGCACTCTTTAAATGGTGGCTGCTTCTAAGCCAACATCCTGGTTGTCTAAGCAACTCCACATCCTTTTCCACTTAACGTATACTTTGGGACCTTAGCTGGTGGTCTGGGCTGTTTCCCTTTTGACTACGGATCTTATCACTCGCAGTCTGACTCCCACGGATAAGTCTTTGGCATTCGGAGTTTGTCTGAATTCGGTAACCCGATGAGGGCCCCTAGTCCAAACAGTGCTCTACCTCCAAGACTCTTACTACGTGAGGCTAGCCCTA belongs to Neobacillus sp. OS1-2 and includes:
- a CDS encoding glucose-1-phosphate adenylyltransferase — its product is MGKKKCVAMLLAGGKGSRLNSLTRDLAKPAVPFGGKYRIIDFTLSNCVNSGIDTVGVLTQYQPLLLNSYIGIGSAWDLDRKDGGVTVLPPYSESSEVKWYTGTASAIYQNLNYLKQYNPEYVLILSGDHIYKMNYESMLEYHIEKRADVTISLIEVPWVEASRFGIMNTTDDMRITEFEEKPSNPKNNLASMGIYIFNWNILKEYLEMDERNPDSSHDFGKDVLPLLLEENKKLFAYPFQGYWKDVGTVQSLWEANMDLLGEECELDLFDHDWRIYSVNPNQPPQYISSDAIVRESLINEGCTIEGEIEKSVLFQGVAVGKGSTIKESVIMPDAKIGNNCLIEKAIVPCDVTVPDGTVIRSLDDEIILVTEEVLKGLYPAY
- the glgB gene encoding 1,4-alpha-glucan branching protein GlgB, which produces MTVNTFFPTDYQLHLFHEGSYFQSHQLFGAHILRDSNQVYTRFCVWAPNAIHVRLLGDFNNWNGEGYELQKVNDEGIWIIVVNQDFGGKIYKYEIISQTGERLLKADPFAFYSEERPDTASIVYSLNKYKWNDGHWMNRREKKNFLSDAAIIYEVHLGSWKKHDNEDYLTYQELASELIPYVVEHGFTHIEILPIVEHPLDASWGYQGTGYFSVTSRYGTPDEFRYFVDQCHQHGIGVILDWVPGHFCKDAHGLYRFDGTHIYSYSNAHDRENVIWGTANFDLGKGEVQSFLISNALYWIDYFHIDGFRMDAVANIIYWPNSTGGKRENPIGIQFLKRLNKEIHEFDPHFLMIGEDSTEFPNVTAPVLYGGLGFDYKWNMGWMNDMLKYMETPPYARSQVHSKVTFSLLYAFLENFMLPFSHDEVVHGKKSLLDKMPGDYWEKFAQLRLLLGYMFAHPGKKLLFMGFEFGQFAEWKDREQLDWNLMEYDMHRNLNTYVKVLMKLYKRSKALYELDHLQDGFEWIDANNSHQSIFSFIRKGKKAEDFLLVICNFTGVHYPVYKIGVPKEGEYREILNSDLQEYGGTGLTNKKTILASEKPFHGQPFSLEITIPPFGFQIIRPVKKRKERKGNGKEKVRSHVVSRRERKQT
- a CDS encoding sugar phosphate nucleotidyltransferase — encoded protein: MKRKLLGVIDATTYHDDLEDLLTHRSLAALPFAGRYRIIDFVLSNMVNSGIRSVAIFPKMQYRSLMDHLGSGKNWDLNRKRDGLFFFPSPIVDNDGNKIGSFEHFAANMDYFHRSTQEYAIIANCNTILNMDLRPIFDWHRQAKCDITEIHHQDGSSMEMYMIKTSLLIKLIEGRHETGYTCIKDVVTAIHNEYAICHYEYDGYAVMIDSIETYFSTSMKLLQSDVWRKLFLKEQPILTKVKDEPPTKYVTDSVVKNAMIANGCFISGTVENSIISRGVKIGKGAVIKNCIIMQKCQIEENCYLDSVILDKDVKIEAGTRLTGTAHSPYVIRKGLKQGALMNS